One Candidatus Bathyarchaeia archaeon genomic window, TTGCGAAAATCTTGGCACAATCTCCCGAAGAAGGAGTAGTTAGCTGATGCCGCTAAGAGATAATCGACCGAACTGGTCAGAGCGACCGTTGTCGGGTTACAAGAAGTTCTACCAACCATTGACGTTTGAAGAGGTCAAACGTTTGCTCGGAATAATTATTGGTTCGAGATTGCTAACTGCAATTACTTACGTTGACAGTCGTGGACAAATTCACGTCTTGAAACGTGCGTCACTTAACGGCATTCTAACTTCACCGATTCACAACTTCAAATCGTCAATGCTGAAGGCAGTCGAAGATGCAATCAATTCTTCTAACTGTGCTCGTGTAGAAGACTTGACGTTTGCGGGAGCGATTGGAGCAGTTCAAAAGGAAACGAAGACCGCTACGACTCCGTTCTTCTGGGAAGCGAATCGACGTGTTGCTTTGATTGACGAATACCAACCCGACGAACACGGACAACTATCTCAAGGCTTTCTCAAAGTGATGGAGTGGGAGCCTTTCTCTCGACAAACCGCTTACGAAGTTCTACAGAAGAAGAATTCACATGGTCAACTTGGGACTTACTTCCGTGTCAAGAAGGGAAAGATTGAGATTCTGTCGAAGAGCGTCTTCATTATCGCAACAATGGACTCTCCGCAATTTATTACTCGCTCGAAGCGTGGTCAAGCACTCGGTGACCGTTGTCTAATCATGCGTTACGAGGTCACTAACGAAGAATCTGATTCGATTCTTGGATTCGCTGAGAAAGAATCCGACGTTACTATTCCAATTGTGACTCCGAAGGAGTCTGAAGTGCACATTTCGAAGGAAGAGAGTCAGCGAATCTTTGACATCTACAAGACTCTCTACGGAGAGATTCAGAATCCGAGAATGTTCGAGGACATGGTTCGTGCTTACGCTGTTCTCGGTTATCTCGACACGAATGTATGTGGCTTGATTGCTAAGGCGAAGAAACCACTTTGGAGAAGACCGAAAGAGAACGAGAGCGTAGAAAAGAAGTCTACCGTTCTCGAATCAGCCGACGAAGTTGAAGAGGATTCTACTTCTGACTTGCAGATTGTTGAGATGAAAGGCAGAGATGATGCGGGAGTGGGAGTAGGGCAATGACATTTGGAGATACTATTGGACTTCCCAACGAAACTCCCGAGGAAAAAGCACTGAGGAAGAAGTATCATTTCAAGAAAGGGCGTTACGTTTCTTTCAAGTGTCCAATTTGCAAGCGTTACAACTTTACGAAGAATTGTGCTCGAATCACGGAGATTCCATTGGGTTTCAAGTGTCCACGCTGTGATTCTGACTTCTATCTGCAATTTGTCGGCGAAGACATTGTTCTTGGTTACGTCAGTTCGGTAATGACTAAGACCAAGATTGTCTCAGAGAAGCACGAAGATATTCTGACTCTTGAGGAAAGAATCAGAGAAGCGGAGAAGGGGTTCGAGGAATGACGGGTGTTGTAGGTGGCTCAAAGTTTTCGAGAATCTATCATACACGGGAATCGAGACAGCGAGAACTTGACGGTTGGTCACTTGAAGAAGCGCACGAGTATTTCAGACCATCCGCGGGTCCATACGAGGATTCTTCTGTTGACTCCGTTTTCGATAAGATTCACGATTGGGGTCGTGAGCACGGTGGTTGGACAAGTCATAAAGCGTTGAAAGAGCTTCGGGAGCATACTGTATACACTCTGTCTGACGAGCAGAGGGATGAAATCGTCAGAGATGTCAACCTGACGCTTGAGCGAGAACTTGCCGTTAAGAAAACAACTCTCAAGAAGACGGGACAAGTTGTGTATCGTGACTCTCGCTCGGGTAGGTTTAGACGACTTTTTCCTATGACTCGGAAAGAGCAAGACACTATTGATAGGTTGGAGAGAGAATCGGAATCGGCTCGTGTAGCCCAAAGTTCAACACGAGGTTCTCCGAAAAAGTAGATTTTGAGAGACGTAACTTCTTGGAAACGCATTTACAAACCATTTCGGTTTAATCTGATAACGATTGTTCCTCTAAGCAAAGAAGACTATCGGGACGCTCCCGTGTGGGAGTCTTTTGCCGACGGAAGCAACATTGCGGCTAACTATGACGGTATGCGTCACATCTTCGCGGATATTGATACTCTTCGACCTAACCGTCGAATGCGTAGAATTCTGAAGCGAACTTTGTCATGGAGAACTCCCAAAGGGTTCTGTGCCGTTTTCTCGGGACCACTTGAGAAACGATTCTATGACGCAATCTACGCCGTGCGCTGTGCGGACTTAGTGAAGGATAAGAAGGGAAAATGGCTCTGGGGCGAAATTGACCGAGACGATTTGCGCTTCGGTCTTCGACTTCGGAAGAAATTGATTGCGCTCGGTCTTACTGACCAGTTGGCTTTGCATGGAATTTTCAAAGACCTCGACAACTTGACCTACGTTCTCATTCCACCTTCTATTACTTGTAAATTCAATGGTTGGAAAGGTCAACATGTCAGAAAGCACACGTCACAAATTTCTTACTGTAATCAGTCACCGAATTCTGACCATAGACACGTCTTAGTCGCTCGACGCTTCTACAACTACACAGCGGACTTGATGTCGGTAAATGAATTTCTGAGATTAGTGTTGCGCTAATGTCAACTTCAGAGCTTCCTTTGGGTTGGTTCGAAAAGGTTATGCAGATTGCTCGGGAGAAAGGCACGCCGCTTAGTTCTCGCTCGCAAATCGGCAAAGTTGTTGCTCAAACACTGCCCGCGAGTCGTTGTGTTCGCAAGATTCTGATTGACAAAGTGCTTGAAACTTTAGGGCGAGAGCGAGTGTAGGATATGGCTCCAAGACTCCCAACTAACAACGGTTCTTACACCGACAACAATCTGAACTTCATCTATGGTTGTCGAAAAGTTGACGCTGAAGGTGGTTGTAAGCACTGCTACATCTCTCGATTTTGGGAGCACTACAAAGACCAAATGCATGAAGTCGGAGCCACCACAGCTTTCGACGGGAAATTCATAGAGTTCAATGAAGAGTTGCGACTAAGTGATTGTGATTCTCAGCCCGACAACTCGGTTCACTTTGTCAATGGACTAAGCGATACTTTTGCAGAATTCGTTTCTGATGAACAGCGAAATCGTTGGTTCGGATATTTGAAGGATAGACCATTTTTCCAGTTTATGCTTTGCACGAAGCGCACTGGAATGATGTGGCTCTATTTTTCAAAGCACAAAGTTCCAGGGAACGTTTGGGTTGGAACATCAATATGCAGAAAGAAAGACTTGTTCCGTCTTCCAATACTCAAGAAGATAGATGCTAAGGTTCGTTGGATTTCTTTCGAACCACTACTCGAAGATTTAGGTGAAGTAGACTTGAGTGGTATCTCTTTCATTTGTCTTGGTGGTGAAACAGAACCGAGACACAATTATCGACCGTTTGATGTCGAATGGGGAAAATCTATGCTTCTGAATGCTCGACGCTCTGGCACGAAGTTTTGGTATGATGGTGGCAACGGAACCAACGATTCGAGAAATGGAGCGTTATATTCTGAGCACTATCCAGATAGCGGAGTGCTACCGCAGGAGCGTTTCGAAGACTATCCCCGATATGTCGGTGATTCTGTGGCTCTTCGAAGAACACTTCACAAAGCGTTCAGTTTCCTACGAGACAATCCAACACAGCAAACTCTCGTAGGTTTGAGTGATTGAGTCTTTCTATCTTTCCTGAAAAAGACGAAAATGAAGAAGAAGTCTCGATACGGGAACAGTTCAATCCAGATTATCGCATTGCTAAAGCAATCGACCGGTCGAATCTTGTCAAACGTGCGAAAGAAAATCTTGAGAACATGATTGAGCACTACTATCGACAGATAGAGAAAGCCAAAGAAAATTCTTCGCTCGGTTTCAGTCAGACAACTTACGAAATGGACCAATCACGAGTTGCAATCTGGTTCTACAGAAACGTTGAGGATTGGATTCGATTGATGGTTGGTTGGGACGCGGCAGCTTTTTGGAGTCACATGATTTTTCGTGGTGTCTTCGAAGAGATGCAAAGTCTTGGTTTTCGACCAATGCGACCTTCTGACTGGTGGACACCGAAACAGAAAAGGCAATTCAGAAAGAAAAAGTTGGGTCTCTTGAGTGATATTGCGAATGCGAATCCTGATTGGTTGAAACCTGAAGAGAAATTGGAAATGATGTCACTCGTTCTCGCTCAAAAAAGGGACAAAAGGTCTGACTGGACCTATTTCTTCTACGGTTTTCGGGATTACTTCGGTCGTCGGGAATGGACCATCCGATACTCGCACAATTGGGCTTTTCAGTGGCTCTATGCGGGCGACGAGGAGTGGAGACAGGCATTCGGTGAAGTTCTTGCAGAATACACGGAACTTGCATGCATGGTAATCATTTCTGACTTGGAGACAGGCGTCTTCGAGCAGAACATGGAAGGTCTTGACATGGAAAACGAGATTCGTGCTTCGTTAATTTACAATCGTGTGAAGACAGAGATGAGGAACATTGACGCAAGAAGAATCATGGCGGGGGAGGAAACTCTGTTCAATCTACCGATTTTCGGAATCTGATGTCAGAACTCGAACCTGAAATCGAACTCGAAGTCGAGATGGACGAACCACTTGACCTTACCAAGAACGTTGACCTGCAAATCAGGTTCGGTCGCTTTTTCGGTCCGAGTGGTCGAGGAAAAACTCTGTTCATGGTTGGAGAAATCTATGCGGCTTGCATCGCATACGGAGCAAACCTCATCATAACAAATCTCAAACTCTTCAATCCACCCAAAGGTGTCGAAGTGTTTCAGAGCGGTGACATTCGAGTAATCATGGAGCGAATGGAACTTGCTTTCGAACGTGGTGAAGTCTTCGTTGTAGGAATTGACGAACTCGACAAGTCGGTGAACTCTCGTGCAAGCAAATCAAACTTCAACTTGTGGGTTGTGCGTCTTGCAGGAGATGCGAGAAAATCTGGTTGTCGAGCACTTTACTACTCCGCACAACCGAGAAAAGGCGTCGATTCGCTAATCAGAGCCAACGATTCGTTCGTAATTCTGCCTCGACATCTTTGTGACATTAACGATTGTCCTATGGCTTACTTGTGGCGTGACCCTGAAGCGTTCGAGAACGACTTCTTGCGGGGTGAAGAAAACTATCGTGACGCAATCACCTACGCTTCAATGTTCAAACTCGACTTCTTGCGGACTGGCTACGATACGAAACAGAAAATTATCTTGGCTCTCGACCCTACAATTCCTGAATCTGATGCTCCAGGACTAACGAAGAAGTTCTTGGACTGGTGTGCGGAGAAGAAAGTCGAACTTCCTGGTGAATCTTCTACTAACGTCATGAAGTTCATGTCACGCTGGAACTCTGCAACGTTTCTAATTCCTTACAGCAAGAAAGGACTCGACGTTATCTATACTGAACTGCTCCGTCTCGGAGCATTGAAGTTCGAAGCACCTGAAACTCCCGAGCCTAAAGCGGTTTCTAATCCACAGAAAACTCTTCTGAAATGTGTGAAGTGTGGTAACGAATGGCGTTCTCGCGTTGCAACTCCGAAGAAGTGTCCTCAGTGCCAATCAGCGAAGTGGAATGACTCTTTGGGAGAGCAGAAATGAGCAGTCCATTCAAGAAAGAAACTACTTGGCGAACTAATCGTCGAACTAAGAAACCCTTTCCAAATCCACTCGGGAGTGATTTAGACCGTGGTGCTTCGAGACAGGAAAAAGTTGATGCTCCTACAGAAAGTTCTGCTTCTTCCTACTCCGATTTTTTCTTCTGTGAAGTGTGCGAGCAAAATAAATCTGGTTCACACTACACTGTTTCGGGACATCTTTGCTGTCGAGAATGTATGTCCGACTACAAATCGGGCAGAATGCAAGCCGAAGCAGATTACGCACGAGCGCAAGAACTAATGACGTATTCAACTTCTTCGACGGGAGATTCAGAGCACACCCACATGGGAATTTGTTCTGTTTGCAATGCTCCACACCAACGAAATCTTTGCAGTGACGGACATAATGCCTGCTATAGTTGTCGTCCACCTGGTTGTAGGTTCAGAAGATGAACACGTGGGAATGTCCTCGTTGTTCCGTTGTGATTGAATTCCTTGGTAAGGACTACTCGAAGATTCAACAACACGTGTCTTCGCACTCTTCAGAAGCAGAACTTGAAGCACGAAAGCAAGAGTTCGACCTGAAATATTTCGGCAAAACGCTTAGTTAAGATGAATCCAACTGACTGCAATCTCGTTGAGTGGCTTAATGCTGAAGTGCGAGACTATCTTGCTTCAAAGTCCGAAGACTTGGACCACTTAGGGATTTACACACTTCCTGTCTTTTGGTGTGAAGACGAACGTGGTTACTTTGAACACTTTTCTACGCTTCCACGAATCGACTATCAACGACTCAAACGGTTGGAGCGTCGGCAACGAATGTTTCAGTTTGCTGTCTCAGTCTACTTTGTTGCGCTTGCAATCATCATTTGCGTTACAGGAAAAATCTAAAGTTTGCAACGAGATTCTCAACCAAAACACTATCAACAATGTGACCGTTCAAGCTGTTATCACTGCTCTGTTTGTGATGAGCCTCTTCTTCACTGCTCTAACAAGGGTATCGAGATAGCAAGCACTTGTGTCAACTTGTCTTGTAAAAACTTTGGAATCCGTGAAGACTTCGGACTTTGTTTCTTTAGAGATTTCTGGGAAGAGACAATGAAGGTTTGACAGCTAAAGATTTGACTGACTTTACTACGATTGGTTCTCCCTCGCACTGACTCTTATTTCTCGGTCTGAACTTACTCTTCGTCTGACTCCTCGACATCTTCGCCTTCTCTGTAACGTCTTGCACGGTCAGAGAGGTCGTGCGTCTTCTCGTGACGCTCCAGGACTTCTTTGTTCTTAGTTGTGAAATCGCAACCAAGATACTCGAACTTACAGTAAAGTGTCGGATTCCCGCGTCGAAAGCGTGAATCAGATTCGAGACACTCTTCGCAAAGTTTCAAAGGCGTTCCTGTGTAATAATTGTAACCGTTCTTCAACTCCGCAAACTTCTTACAGTTAGCGCATTGCTCTTCGATTTGCGGAACTTCTATCTCTCTATCTTTGTCTTGGTAGCGTCTCTCTCCGCTCTCTCCCGCATACGGATTCCGAATTCTTGGATAACTGTCTCTCGAACCTTTCGTTCTACCTGGACCACGAGGTCTTCCGTTCTCAATCAGAAACCAGAAGTTACCGAACCATGATACTGTTACGATTTTCTTGTGGTGTCTATGATATCGTTTCTTCCACTGCTCTCGTCGGTAAGCTTTCCACTTCTCGTATTCTTGTTTCGCAACGACTTGAAGTTTCCAAAATACAGGGTCAGCGAGACGTTTCTTCCCAACTTCTTCGAAGAACAACTTCGGATTGCTGACACCATTCCAACCTTCGACTTCGAAGAGTTCATTCCAATACTTGAAGCGATTCCAAAAGCGATTGTGTTTGTCCCACTTTCCCTGCAGAGGGTTGAAGCTTTTGAATGGGTCACGGGTGAAGTCCTTCGGACTAACGTCATGGGTTCCTTCTCTTCCGAGATACAAACCAGAAACCCATGCGCTCTGTTTCTCGACGTTGCGAAAGAGATAGGCTAACTCTTCGAGTTGAACGAACTCCCAGAACTCAAGTGCTGGAACAATTGTCTTGGGAGAAGTTCGAAATGCCACAAGTTTCTTCTGGAGTTCTCGGTATCTTGTGATGAGAGCCAGAATCTTTGCTTTCTCTGTCTCGTAATCGACCGCTCCTTTTCGAAGTTTCTTCTTGAGTTCTGCTAAGATAGCCTGAGTTCGAAGGTCGAGAACTTCTTCTATCGGCTGAACAGCTTGAAGGTCTTCCTGAGTTGCAACTTTAGCAATCTGTGCTGTCATTGTTCCTCGCTTTCCGAATTGTCGGACTTGTCTTCGAGTAGTTTGTCGATTTCTTGCCTCGTTAGTTCAGCAATCTTCCCTTTCATTCCTGTGCGAGCCAAACTTTTCAGTAGTTCAGGTGTCAGCAGTCCGTTCGCTTCAAGAATCGTAAGCAGTAACTCGTTCTGTTTTCTTGCGATAGGGTCTACAACTTCTTTCACAACTTCGACTTTCGGTTCACCACGCTTCGTAATCAGATTCAGTCTCGGTCGAAGTTTTCGGAATAGTTCTCGGATACCGTTCTCTCCGTCGGCAGTCCACGGAGACTTGTCATACTTGAGAGGGTCTACAGTGTGACCGAGACAGAACTCTCCATAGTTTCTTTCTCTCTCTTTCAGTTCGAGATTTCCGAGCAACGTTTGAAGTGTGTCTCTTCCCATTTCGTGAATCCGTAATCTCTCAGGATTCTCGATTCCTGACTCTTTCCGCAAGTCACGAATCTGTTCCTGTGCTCTGTGGTCACTCATGGGCTTGCCTCGTGTAGTGACAAAGAGCGAATCGTCTTTCGTAAGCGGTCTTCCGAGTTGGCTCTCTCGCTCTTCTAACAGGTCAGCGAGAGCGTCGATTTGGTCGTCCACAAGCATAGTGTAGAATTTGACATTGCGCTTCTTTCGAATCAGGTAACTGTTCTTGTCTCCTTTCGGAATTCTGACAGGCTCGATTTCCTCTTTCCAACGAATCTCAGGTGTCCGAGACTTGAGAACTTCGTAGATACTGAACCACTTCCGATTTAGGTCGAGGAATTCACCTGCTCCAAGTCCTGACAGAATTGTCAGAACGAGTGCTTTGTCTCGTTTGCTCTTGGTAGAGTTCACGAGTTGCCGAATTTCGTCGTAATCTACCGTGGTAGTGTCGGATTCGGCAGGCTCTCCGTTCTCTTTCTCTTCGACAGTCTCGTAAGTGAACTTGTAGTTGCGAGCGTTCTGTCTTCCTATCTTTAGTTCGAGAAACGATTGAACAGCCGCAACGTAACCCCGACGTGTGCGAGAATCCCATTCAGAATGAGAAAGAACCCACTCTTCAACTTCCTTAGCCCAGGCGGTTTGAGTCTCGAAGTCTCGTTCACCCTGAGCCTTCTTGACCGAATCAACCCAATCCGAGAATGCTCCGAACTTCCTGCTCAGGACATCAGCCCAATATGTGCGGAGTGCTCCGAGATACTTCCGAGCGGTCCCTGTCTTCTTCTTGGTAAGTAGAACTTGGAGAACGGGATTGTCCTTAGTCCACTGTTGCACGTCTACTTTGACGTTCCCGTGTCCCGACGGGAATCTGTGTGCGGTCACTTTGGAACACTCCAAAGCGTCTCTCGCTTCGCTCTCCGTCTCAGTAACTCGTGGACAATCTTTTCGTGTCGGTGCTGCGGACTCGCTCCGACGTAGATTACTTTCTCGACTTTCGCTCGAAGACTCTTTGCAACTTCACTCGATGCGGTATCAAGGTAGCAATACCAACAGATTCCTTCGTAAGGCAGTAAGTCAACTGAACTCGTGACTTCTGCGCAAAGAGCGCAACGTTCACGAGGCATTAGGCAACACTCCCTAAGACCTGACCGACGAAGAACCCTGTAACCGCTCTGAGTCCGAGTGGTGAGAAGACTCGGAACACTACGTTTAGAAATCTCGTTGATTCCATAGGAAAAATGCTACAAGAACCCTTAATTCCACTGGAAGCCGGCTCGCAGAAAACCGGACCGATTCAGGACTTGTCACAGCAAGGATTAGATCTCATCTTCGAAAGGGTCCTTTCAGGAGGAGAAGTCTTTCGCGACAGAAATCTCCTCAGGCACGACTACATGCCCGCGACCCTTCCCCACAGGGAAGAACAGATCAAACGGCTAGGATCTGTACTCGCTCCCGCCCTAACAAAGGATCACGTGTCGAACCTGTTCGCCTACGGCAAGACTGGAACAGGAAAAACAATAGTCACTAGATTTGTCCTCGACCGGTTGCAACGCAAGGCTCGCGAACATGGGCGAGCTCTCGACACGTGCTACGTCAATTGCCGACTTGCCGGGACAAACTATAGGGTAATCGCTGATCTCTGCAGGTCTCTCGGCCGCGAGGTTCCATTTACCGGACTCGCCGTAGGCGAGCTCTTGGACCGGTTCAGAAGCGCGCTCCAGTCACGTGGCTCCGCCTTCCTTGTCGTCCTCGACGAGATAGACGCGCTCGTGAAGAGGAGCGAAGACGACAGCCTGCTCTATGAGCTGACAAGGATAAACGAGAAGCTGACAGATGGCTGGATCGGGCTCATAGGAATCTCCAACGATCTCCACTTCAAAGACTTCCTCGACCCGAGAGTCCTGAGCTCGCTTGGAGAGGAAGAGGTCGTCTTCAAACCATACTCATCAGACGAACTATTCGACATTCTAAAAGAGCGAGCCGAGCTCGCCTTCCGCTCCGGAATCCTAGATCAAGGAGCCCTGCGCCTGTGTGCAGCCCTGGCCGCAGGAGAACATGGTGACGCTCGTCGCGCGCTTGACCTGCTGAGGGTGGCCGCTGAGATTGCTGAGAGATCACGCGAGCTACGCGTCCTAGAGAATCATGTCCGTGAAGCACAACAGAAGGTCGAGCATGACCGCGTCACAGAAGCCCTGTCATCCCTCCCCCTCCACTCTAGAATCCTTCTAATCTCGGTCATGCAACTGGAGAATGCTAGGAAAGAGAGTTCTGTTACAGGTGACGTGTACGAGGTATATCGAGAAATATGCGCTGCCGGCTCCGTCGAACCTCTCACCCAGAGAAGAGTCAGTGGATTGCTCAACGAGCTGGATATTATGGGCGTCCTAAACGCGCGCGTAGTAAGCTTTGGCAGGTATGGTCGTACAAAGAAGATCCGGCTAGGCGTCGAAGCCCGGTCAGTAACTGCGTCCTTCAACCAAGACGAGATGGTTCGAGGACTCCTCAATTATGCTCCGCGAAGCGTCCTCAAACACCAAACCAGCCTCTAGATGCATTGGCATAGATGATGGCCCGTTTCCACCGGAAACGGATGACACGATCAGGTATGCTCCTCTCCTAGCCGTCTGGTTGAAAGGACCTCATCTACACCAATTCAGAGCCGGCTGGATTACAGTGGACGGACTGGATGCAACCAGAAAGGCTGAGCATCTCCTCAAAGGGTCCACGCATACTCCTGTCTTACTGTCCGGCGTAACATTCGGAGGGTTCAATCTCATCGACCCATGGAAGATCCAGAAACTATGCAAAGCACCAGTAATCGTGGTTGTCGGTTCTCGGCCTGATAACAGGGCTGTGAAGCGCGCCCTGACTCGACACTTTCCCGATTGGAAGCGGAGATGGGACTTGATCAGGTCACTCGGCCCAATACAAAGGGTCAGGGCGATGATCGGCGAGGGTCCATTGTTCTTTGAACGGTTCGGATGTTCAACTCGAGAGGCTAGATTGATCCTGAAGACCTCGGCGTTCGTTTCGCGAGTCCCTGAACCGTTGCGGGTTGCGGGAGTTCTTGCTAGAGGTCTGTTCTTTTCCGAACCCTCTGGCTAGCTACTAGGTTACAGGAGGCTTTAGTCGTCCCGTTGAGGTTGCTGTGGACAGTCAACGGAATAATTCATGGATTTTGGATTGGGAGAGTTTTGCATGACTGGAAAAAAGGCCGCCAGAGAGAACCAGTTGAATGATTATTTCCGCAGACGTTGTTGCAATTACGAGAACTTCACTTGTGACCGTGTCTGGGAATGCGCGTTGTGTGCACGTCAGTCCGTGAAAGTTGAGCCGCTAATGGACGAGATGGAGTCGACTACAGTGGCTTCTCGGAGGAGGTGAGTTGACTGGAGACTTTGAGACAGGAAGAGGTTGTACGGCTTGAAGAGGCTCTTCTGAAGAAGATGGAAGAGAGGCTCACTCCTCTGATGGAGCAGGCTGCACGAGACGCGGCGCGAACGGCAATGCAAAGACTGCGGCTGGACATGATGGCTCACATCAGTAGACATGAGGAAACTATACAGAGGCTAGCGAAAGAGGCACTAGCCGCAAATCACGTTCCAAGATAGCTGCCTGTTTCCTACCCTCATACCGGATGGATGCAAGTCTGCCTAGTCGTTACTAGGTGCGCCTCAGCGGTTCTATGCCATTCGGTGGGAGAAGATCTGGTTCTTTCTAGGCGTTCTTGCATGTTGGGCAAAGCGGAATCTTGTTGACAATTCCCTTTGTCACAACGCAGTCTGTGCAAAGGTGCTTGCGGCAGGAACTGCAAGTTCTCTCATGCGCAGAGCAAACTGTCCCACCACAGACTTCGCATATCGCCTTGGACTTGAGGTCGCAAAGTGAACACTTCTGAGTATCATCCCAGATCATCTTTCCAGTAGCAGCCTGGATGATCTTGCGATAGGACTTACCCGCGGCAAGCATCTCCACGGTCACAATCGGAACATGCAGCAGTTGAACTCCGGTTACGGTTGCTTCGTCATGACCGCTGACCGCCTCCTTTGCCTTAGCTCGAATCATCTCCTCAGTTACCCCGGCAGGCGCAACTGTCACAGTGTTCTTCATTTCGAGTTCCGGAGGCAGTTTCGGCATGGATCCTGTTGATGGCTCTATCTCGAGGCAGTCGACAAAGAACCCTGTCGACGGGAGGTTTTCTACATGTCCCTCGAAGAGCAATGCGTCGCAGGCGCGACCATCAACCCCGTCAAACACGAGAACTCCAACGGCGAGTTTTTTCCGTCCATCATCAATCTGGAAGCTGGCAAAAAAATACGGTCGAAACTCAAGCCTCGGCATGGAAGAGAGCTTTAGGAACGTACCGTTTACCAGACCATGAGCCAAGATACGGGATGCGACAGCCCTCGCGACAGGTAGTGTCCCAGGGACCTTATGCCTCTCCGGTGCCTTGATGCTCTCAACTCTTTCCTTGAGTTTGGCTAGATCCCAAAGCTCGACGCCAAGCTTGCGAGCCATGAACTCCGCGTTCCCCGCGAACCCTTTTGGGGAAACGTAGATTCCGCTCTGAATGCCTAGACTCTTCAGGCGGGCCGCGAACTTCTCAACCTCTCGGCCATCGACCTGACTAGTGCCTTCCCAGCACTCAAATGCGACTTTCTGGATTTTCTTGCCTTTTTTTCTGGATGCGAGAATGTCTACAAAATAGCTTCGCGAATCCCCAGTCTGCGCATTCTTTTCAACCTCAAAACCCTCGACCCGACAGACGTCACAGACCATGTCCACTACAAAGTTGCCTGACTCGGCTCTTGCGTTCGTGGTCATGTGGGACCCGCGTGTATTCAATTTGAAGGTGCCAAAATTGTGGAATAAGCATGGTGTAACTATCACGGTCGTTGAGCGTGGGCAAGCAAGACTCAATAGCAATGGATACAAAACCGTATCCATGGGTAATCTGTACCCTCCAATGGATTGGCACGAAGGAACCCGCTCGGTTATCGACGAAACCCTTCGAGATCGAATACTACTCGCGCTGTTGCAACGCAGCAACCTCACTAAAGCGCAGTTCGAAACGCTTCTCGTAGACCAGTTGGGTCATGATATGGCGAATAAACGCCTAACAAGGAATGATATGGCTCAATTACGCCGAGATCAGAAGGGAATAAGCCGCGGATCCTTCAATAGAACCCTAAAGCAAGCGAGGGAAAATGTTGTGGAAGCAATTCACACTGTTCTTCTGCTCGGCTACTGCGGGATGACGGAGTCGCCAAGTATCGCTCCATTCTTGGAGGCCTCAGAACGTCTTAAGGGGCAGACCTCTCAGCTCCGAGAATCCGCCCAGAACGAACCAGAAGTCTATCAAAGAACCGTGGACTCCATAATTGAGGACCTCGAGCAAGCCTTCAAAGCACTTTTCGGAAGAAATCGTGACATGTGACGTCACGTGAGTGATTAGATTATCACACCTATCACATCTATCACTTACGAAGCGGGTGGGGCAGAATTTGTTCGAGGGGCAAGAGTAAGTGTAACCGGCCTCGTCATGTGCTTGACGTCATAATGCAACGGGGGAGTCACGTCTCCATCACTTGTGATAGAGCTATGGAGGTGTCCCACCTCACAATCGTTAGTGTTAAA contains:
- a CDS encoding restriction endonuclease, which produces MNTRGSHMTTNARAESGNFVVDMVCDVCRVEGFEVEKNAQTGDSRSYFVDILASRKKGKKIQKVAFECWEGTSQVDGREVEKFAARLKSLGIQSGIYVSPKGFAGNAEFMARKLGVELWDLAKLKERVESIKAPERHKVPGTLPVARAVASRILAHGLVNGTFLKLSSMPRLEFRPYFFASFQIDDGRKKLAVGVLVFDGVDGRACDALLFEGHVENLPSTGFFVDCLEIEPSTGSMPKLPPELEMKNTVTVAPAGVTEEMIRAKAKEAVSGHDEATVTGVQLLHVPIVTVEMLAAGKSYRKIIQAATGKMIWDDTQKCSLCDLKSKAICEVCGGTVCSAHERTCSSCRKHLCTDCVVTKGIVNKIPLCPTCKNA